A genomic region of Planctomycetota bacterium contains the following coding sequences:
- a CDS encoding sodium:proton antiporter has product MTLLVAITVGVLFACSVYLLLSRELKAVAMGVFLLSHGANIAILAVSRDPFSNRPPVLGEAGHLFGNEADPLPQALVLTAIVIGLAVQAFLLTLLVLTWRRAKTLETADLT; this is encoded by the coding sequence ATGACGCTGCTCGTTGCCATCACCGTCGGCGTGCTCTTCGCTTGCAGCGTCTACCTGCTCCTGAGCCGCGAGCTCAAGGCCGTGGCGATGGGTGTGTTTCTGCTGAGCCACGGGGCAAACATTGCAATCCTTGCTGTCAGCCGCGATCCGTTCTCGAATCGCCCGCCAGTCCTCGGTGAGGCTGGACACCTTTTCGGCAACGAGGCTGACCCGTTGCCGCAGGCGCTCGTGCTCACCGCAATCGTCATCGGCCTTGCCGTGCAGGCGTTCCTGCTCACGCTGCTCGTCCTCACGTGGCGACGTGCCAAGACGTTGGAGACCGCCGACCTCACCTGA